One window from the genome of Enterobacteriaceae bacterium Kacie_13 encodes:
- a CDS encoding flagellar hook-basal body complex protein — protein sequence MDHAIYTAMGAASQTLVQQSVTSSNLANASTPGFRAQLLAMRAVPVEGQSLDTRTLVTASTPGADMSQGKLNYTGRPLDVALQQDGFLAVQMPDGTEAYTRNGDMQVSPTNQLTVQGHPVMGDNGPIEVPPNSQLTISADGTIAVLEAGADPNTMGQLGKLKLVKATGSEVTRGDDGMFRLTPETAQARGNALAADPTIHVMPGTLEGSNVQPVETMVDMIANARRFEMQMKVIHSVDENEQRANNLLSLT from the coding sequence ATGGATCACGCTATCTACACCGCGATGGGCGCCGCCAGCCAGACGCTGGTTCAGCAGTCGGTCACGTCAAGTAACCTGGCTAACGCCTCCACACCGGGCTTTCGTGCGCAACTTTTAGCGATGCGTGCGGTGCCGGTGGAGGGGCAAAGTCTGGACACCCGCACGCTGGTCACGGCCTCGACGCCGGGCGCAGATATGTCGCAGGGGAAGCTTAACTACACGGGCCGTCCGCTGGATGTGGCCTTACAGCAGGACGGTTTCCTGGCGGTGCAGATGCCTGATGGCACTGAAGCCTATACCCGTAACGGGGATATGCAGGTGTCACCCACTAATCAGCTGACCGTACAAGGTCATCCGGTGATGGGCGACAACGGCCCCATCGAAGTGCCGCCCAACTCGCAGCTGACCATCTCTGCGGACGGCACCATTGCCGTGCTGGAAGCCGGCGCTGACCCGAACACCATGGGTCAGCTCGGTAAACTGAAACTGGTTAAAGCCACCGGCAGTGAAGTGACGCGAGGCGACGACGGCATGTTCCGTCTGACGCCGGAAACGGCACAGGCCCGTGGTAATGCCCTTGCGGCCGATCCGACCATTCACGTTATGCCTGGAACCCTCGAAGGCAGTAACGTGCAGCCGGTCGAAACCATGGTTGACATGATCGCCAACGCCCGTCGCTTTGAGATGCAGATGAAAGTCATCCACAGCGTCGATGAAAATGAACAACGCGCCAATAATCTGCTGTCACTGACCTGA
- the flgL gene encoding flagellar hook-filament junction protein FlgL translates to MRLSTNMIYTQNMDAVLDGQNRFQATGLQLSTGSKVSKPSDDPLAASQAVLVRQASAQNSQYSVARTFANQSMSQEESILSSVTSSIQDAQTLIVQAGDGSLSDDDRSSLATKLESLKSQILNMANSTDGNGRYIFAGYKSDTAPFTQDPTTGDVTYVGGTTEISQQVDASRTMTINHTGNEVFQTLTGDAKAEPNGDPSEPDIFKTIDGALKALKTPSADYTSDTEYTDAIDKANRGLSNSLNNVLSVRSELGTQMSELDTLDTLGDNREVTNASKLSNLVDTDWTSAISTYTLQQVALQASYKTYSAMQGMSLFQMNS, encoded by the coding sequence ATGCGCCTTAGTACCAATATGATTTACACACAAAATATGGATGCGGTGCTGGATGGTCAGAACCGTTTTCAGGCAACAGGTTTGCAGCTTTCGACCGGTTCCAAAGTCAGCAAGCCCTCGGACGACCCGCTGGCGGCGTCTCAGGCGGTGCTGGTTCGTCAGGCATCCGCTCAGAACAGCCAGTATTCTGTGGCACGTACTTTCGCCAATCAGAGCATGAGTCAGGAAGAGTCAATCCTCTCAAGCGTGACGTCTTCCATTCAGGATGCGCAAACGCTGATCGTTCAGGCCGGTGACGGTTCACTGAGTGACGATGACCGTTCTTCACTGGCGACCAAGCTGGAAAGCCTGAAGTCTCAGATTCTGAACATGGCGAACAGTACTGACGGTAATGGTCGCTATATTTTTGCCGGTTACAAAAGCGATACCGCACCCTTTACACAAGATCCGACCACGGGTGATGTGACCTACGTTGGCGGCACCACTGAGATTTCTCAGCAGGTTGACGCCAGCCGCACCATGACCATCAACCACACCGGCAACGAAGTTTTCCAGACCCTGACCGGTGATGCGAAAGCGGAACCCAACGGCGACCCCAGCGAGCCCGATATCTTCAAAACCATTGATGGTGCGCTGAAAGCCCTGAAAACGCCGTCTGCGGATTACACGAGCGATACCGAATACACTGACGCGATCGACAAAGCCAACCGTGGCCTGAGCAACTCGCTCAACAACGTGCTGTCTGTGCGTTCTGAACTGGGTACGCAGATGAGTGAACTGGATACGCTGGACACGCTCGGTGATAACCGTGAAGTGACCAACGCCAGCAAGCTGAGTAACTTAGTTGACACCGACTGGACGTCAGCGATTTCGACCTACACGCTGCAACAGGTAGCGCTTCAGGCTTCTTACAAGACTTATAGCGCTATGCAGGGTATGTCACTGTTCCAGATGAATTCGTGA
- the flgH gene encoding flagellar basal body L-ring protein FlgH, translating into MVTKKITSVKTSLVNRPGKLALPLLVTLLANGCAYFPHTPLVPGTTTATPAPAAPPVPNGSIFQSVQPMNYGYQPLFEDRRPRNIGDTLTIVLQENVSASKSSSANASRNGSTKFGFDTTPRYLEGLFGNSRAAVDTSGDNTFAGKGGAAANNSFTGTLTVTVSEVLANGNLKVVGEKQIEINQGTEFIRFSGVVNPRTISGANAVVSTQVADARIEYVGNGYINEAQNMGWLQRFFLNLSPL; encoded by the coding sequence GTGGTGACCAAAAAAATAACGTCGGTAAAGACTTCTCTTGTAAACCGACCAGGCAAGCTGGCGCTGCCGCTGTTAGTGACGTTACTGGCGAACGGTTGTGCGTATTTCCCGCACACCCCGCTGGTGCCAGGCACGACCACAGCGACCCCTGCGCCCGCCGCACCGCCGGTTCCTAACGGTTCGATTTTCCAGTCAGTTCAGCCGATGAACTATGGTTATCAGCCTTTGTTCGAAGACCGTCGTCCGCGCAATATCGGCGATACCCTGACCATTGTGTTGCAGGAAAACGTCAGTGCGAGCAAAAGCTCCTCGGCCAACGCCAGCCGCAACGGGTCAACCAAGTTTGGCTTTGACACCACCCCGCGCTACCTGGAAGGGCTGTTCGGCAACTCCCGCGCTGCGGTGGATACCTCCGGCGATAACACCTTCGCGGGCAAAGGTGGCGCAGCCGCCAATAACAGTTTCACCGGGACATTAACCGTCACGGTCAGCGAAGTGCTGGCGAACGGCAACCTGAAGGTGGTCGGTGAGAAACAAATCGAGATTAATCAGGGCACCGAATTCATCCGGTTCTCCGGTGTGGTCAACCCGCGCACCATCAGCGGTGCCAATGCGGTGGTCTCCACACAGGTGGCCGATGCGCGTATCGAGTACGTAGGGAATGGCTACATCAACGAAGCGCAGAACATGGGCTGGTTGCAGCGGTTCTTCTTAAACTTATCGCCGTTATAA
- the xylB gene encoding xylulokinase — MYLGIDLGTSGVKAILLSEEGQVVASHSEALTLSRPHPLWSEQNPADWWNATHQAVLALTQQHSLKQVKAVGITGQMHGATLLDAQQNVLRPAILWNDGRSFSQCQQLEAAVPDSRHITGNLMMPGFTAPKLLWLRENEHELFARIDKVLLPKDYLRWLMTGVFATDMSDAAGTMWLDVAKRDWSDSLLAATGLTRQHMPELFEGNAITGQLLPELASLWGMDCVPVIAGGGDNAAGAVGVGLYKTGQAMLSLGTSGVYFAVSDGFLSNPQQAVHSFCHALPDTWHLMSVMLSAASCLDWAANLTGTASVGKLISLAENTPPADSPVWFLPYLSGERTPHNNPNAKGTLFGLTHQHGPADIARAVLEGVGFALADGMDVLHATGLKPQSVTLIGGGARSPYWRQMLADISGQTLEYRTGGDVGPALGAARLAQIAMNPGKPVEQFLPELALEQVHQPDAEKQAVYAQRRKVFRELYKRLEDLM, encoded by the coding sequence ATGTATCTCGGTATAGATCTCGGCACCTCTGGCGTTAAAGCGATTTTACTAAGCGAAGAGGGTCAGGTGGTGGCCAGCCACAGTGAGGCGCTAACCCTTTCCCGTCCGCACCCTTTGTGGTCTGAACAAAATCCCGCTGACTGGTGGAACGCTACCCACCAAGCCGTTTTAGCTCTCACGCAGCAACATTCTTTGAAGCAGGTGAAAGCAGTCGGTATTACCGGTCAGATGCACGGTGCAACCCTACTGGATGCACAGCAAAACGTATTACGCCCGGCGATCCTCTGGAACGATGGTCGCAGTTTTAGCCAGTGCCAGCAGTTGGAAGCCGCTGTGCCCGATTCCCGTCATATTACCGGTAATCTGATGATGCCCGGTTTTACCGCACCGAAACTGCTGTGGCTGCGTGAGAACGAACATGAGCTGTTTGCCAGAATCGACAAAGTATTACTGCCAAAAGATTACCTGCGCTGGCTGATGACTGGCGTTTTCGCCACCGATATGTCTGATGCTGCGGGCACGATGTGGCTGGACGTCGCCAAACGCGACTGGAGCGACAGCCTGCTCGCCGCGACTGGCCTGACGCGACAACACATGCCAGAGTTGTTTGAAGGCAATGCAATCACAGGCCAGCTATTACCAGAACTGGCCTCTCTTTGGGGCATGGATTGTGTCCCGGTTATCGCAGGCGGTGGCGATAACGCCGCCGGGGCCGTGGGCGTCGGTCTGTACAAAACCGGCCAGGCAATGCTCTCGCTTGGCACATCGGGCGTGTACTTCGCGGTCAGCGACGGATTCCTGAGCAATCCTCAGCAAGCGGTACACAGTTTCTGCCATGCTTTGCCAGATACATGGCATCTGATGTCTGTAATGCTCAGTGCGGCCTCCTGTCTCGACTGGGCCGCAAACCTCACCGGTACCGCCTCCGTCGGCAAGTTGATCAGTCTGGCTGAAAATACGCCACCTGCGGATTCACCGGTCTGGTTCCTGCCGTATCTTTCCGGTGAACGCACACCGCACAACAATCCGAATGCCAAAGGTACTCTTTTCGGCCTGACCCACCAGCATGGCCCGGCAGACATCGCCCGCGCCGTACTTGAAGGTGTTGGTTTCGCCCTCGCCGACGGAATGGACGTTTTACACGCCACCGGCCTCAAACCGCAAAGCGTTACGCTAATCGGCGGCGGCGCGCGCAGCCCTTACTGGCGTCAAATGCTGGCAGATATCAGCGGCCAGACGCTGGAGTACCGTACCGGGGGTGACGTAGGGCCTGCGCTGGGTGCTGCGAGGTTAGCGCAAATTGCAATGAATCCGGGCAAACCGGTTGAGCAATTCCTGCCTGAGCTGGCACTAGAACAAGTGCATCAGCCAGATGCTGAGAAACAAGCAGTGTATGCGCAGCGGCGGAAGGTATTCCGGGAATTGTATAAACGCCTTGAGGATTTGATGTGA
- the flgK gene encoding flagellar hook-associated protein FlgK, with protein MSSSLINTAMSGLNAAQAALSTVGNNIANVSVAGYNRQTTIINQSNGTATGAGYIGNGVTVTGVNREYNSFVVKQLLGSSATSSALSTQLDQASSIDDLLGDSSTGIDATMATFFKGLQTLTSNASDSAARQAVLGEAQGLTAQFNSSAKYLNDMNTAVNQQITQNVDQINTYASQIAKLNSQITATRGSTGQEPNALLDQRDQLVSQLNDISGVVVTQQDGDTYNVSFANGVPLVNGGNAKTVVAMASSADPTKLTVGMTQSDGSVTELQESRLTTGSLGGTLAFRKDNLEPAINQLGQLALSMADSFNTTNKGGFDLNGDAGTDFFTFTGATTVGDTKNTGTADVSVAYTDTTAVKASDYTMAYNGTSWDVTRVSDGAKISPTAGTDASGNATLNFDGLAVSVTGTPSTKDSFTLKTVSNVAGSLNVAISDSSLIAAAGASDSGVSDNTNAQKLLNLQTAKLVEGKSTLTGAYASLVSNVGNQVSTLTTTSTAQANIVTQLTAQQQSISGVNLDEEYGDLQRYQQYYLANAQVVQTASTIFDAIINLR; from the coding sequence ATGTCCAGTAGCTTAATCAACACCGCAATGAGCGGACTGAACGCAGCGCAGGCCGCGCTCAGCACCGTCGGAAACAACATCGCTAACGTCAGCGTCGCCGGGTACAACCGTCAGACAACGATCATCAATCAGAGCAATGGCACGGCGACGGGTGCGGGTTACATCGGTAACGGCGTAACGGTCACTGGCGTGAATCGTGAATACAACTCCTTTGTGGTCAAACAGTTGCTGGGCTCCAGCGCAACCAGCAGCGCGTTATCCACCCAGCTCGACCAGGCCAGTTCCATCGATGATTTACTGGGCGACAGTTCCACCGGTATTGATGCGACTATGGCCACCTTCTTTAAAGGCCTGCAAACCCTCACCAGCAACGCCAGCGACAGCGCCGCGCGTCAGGCTGTGTTGGGCGAAGCGCAGGGCTTAACCGCACAGTTCAACAGTTCGGCAAAATACCTGAATGACATGAATACGGCGGTGAATCAGCAGATCACGCAGAACGTTGATCAGATCAACACCTACGCGTCGCAGATTGCCAAACTCAACAGCCAGATCACCGCCACACGCGGCAGCACCGGTCAGGAGCCTAATGCGTTGCTCGATCAGCGCGATCAGCTGGTCAGCCAACTCAACGACATCAGCGGTGTGGTCGTAACCCAGCAGGATGGCGACACCTATAACGTCTCCTTTGCCAACGGCGTGCCATTGGTTAACGGCGGCAATGCCAAAACGGTGGTAGCGATGGCCTCCAGTGCCGATCCTACCAAGCTGACCGTGGGCATGACTCAGTCAGATGGCAGCGTGACAGAACTTCAGGAAAGCCGCCTGACCACCGGTTCACTTGGCGGCACGCTGGCGTTTCGTAAAGACAACCTCGAGCCTGCCATCAATCAGCTGGGCCAGCTGGCGCTGAGCATGGCGGACAGTTTCAACACCACCAATAAAGGCGGTTTTGACCTCAACGGCGACGCCGGGACCGACTTTTTCACCTTCACCGGCGCGACCACCGTCGGCGACACAAAGAACACCGGTACAGCGGATGTCAGCGTGGCGTACACCGACACCACAGCGGTCAAGGCCAGTGATTACACCATGGCCTACAACGGGACCAGCTGGGATGTGACCCGCGTATCTGACGGTGCAAAAATCAGCCCGACGGCCGGGACGGATGCCAGCGGCAACGCGACCCTGAACTTCGACGGTCTGGCCGTTTCTGTCACCGGAACGCCTTCGACCAAAGACAGCTTTACGCTCAAAACCGTCAGCAACGTGGCGGGCAGCCTGAACGTTGCGATCAGCGATTCATCACTGATTGCCGCCGCAGGCGCGTCAGACAGCGGCGTAAGCGACAACACCAATGCGCAGAAATTGCTGAACCTGCAAACCGCCAAACTGGTGGAAGGCAAATCCACCCTGACCGGCGCTTATGCCAGCCTGGTGAGCAACGTGGGCAATCAGGTCAGTACGCTGACCACCACCAGCACAGCGCAGGCCAACATTGTGACGCAGCTGACCGCGCAACAGCAGTCCATCTCCGGGGTTAACCTCGATGAGGAATACGGCGATCTGCAACGTTACCAGCAATATTATCTGGCGAACGCGCAGGTTGTGCAGACGGCTTCGACGATTTTCGACGCGATCATCAACCTTCGTTAA
- a CDS encoding CidB/LrgB family autolysis modulator, which translates to MIDILWSLPLTLLVFFATRKLAIRLKMPLLNPLLMSMVVIIPLLLVTNIPYARYFAGSKILNDLLQPAVVALAFPLYEQLHQIRARWKSIISICFIGSVVAMVTGTAIALWMGATPQIAASVLPKSVTTPIAMATAQSINGIPAISAVCVIFVGILGAVFGHSILNLLKITTKASRGLAMGTASHALGTARCAEMDYQEGAFSSLALVICGIITSLLAPFLFPVLLAMFGH; encoded by the coding sequence ATGATTGATATTCTGTGGTCACTGCCGCTGACGTTGCTGGTCTTTTTCGCCACCCGCAAACTGGCCATCAGGCTGAAAATGCCGCTGCTCAATCCGCTACTGATGTCGATGGTCGTGATCATTCCCCTGCTGCTGGTGACCAACATTCCCTACGCGCGTTATTTCGCGGGCAGCAAAATCCTTAACGACCTGCTGCAACCTGCCGTCGTTGCACTCGCCTTCCCGCTGTACGAGCAACTCCATCAGATTCGCGCGCGATGGAAGTCCATCATCAGTATCTGTTTTATCGGCAGCGTAGTGGCGATGGTCACCGGGACGGCGATTGCATTATGGATGGGCGCAACGCCGCAGATTGCCGCCTCGGTCTTACCGAAATCCGTCACTACACCGATTGCGATGGCGACAGCGCAATCTATTAACGGCATTCCGGCGATAAGCGCAGTGTGTGTGATATTTGTGGGTATTCTCGGCGCAGTGTTTGGTCACAGTATTTTGAATTTGCTTAAGATCACCACTAAAGCCTCACGCGGTCTGGCGATGGGTACCGCCTCACACGCACTCGGCACAGCACGCTGCGCCGAAATGGATTATCAGGAAGGCGCGTTCAGTTCACTGGCGCTGGTGATTTGCGGGATCATCACTTCCCTGCTTGCCCCTTTCCTGTTCCCCGTCCTTCTCGCCATGTTTGGTCATTAA
- the xylA gene encoding xylose isomerase, protein MHAYFDKLDAVRYEGADSTNPLAFRHYNPEEVILGKTMAEHLRFAACYWHTFCWNGNDMFGPGAFVRPWQQPGNELELAKAKADVAFEFFKKLNVPYYCFHDVDVSPEGASLKEYVNNLAVMTDVLAQKQETTGVKLLWGTANCFSNPRFGAGAATNPNPEIYSWAATQVVNAMNATKKLGGENYVLWGGREGYETLLNTDLRQEREQLGRFMQMVVEHKHKIGFQGTLLIEPKPQEPTKHQYDYDVATVYGFLKQFGLEKEIKVNIEANHATLAGHSFHHEIANAIALGIFGSVDANRGDPQCGWDTDQFPNSVEENALVMYEIIKAGGFTTGGLNFDSKVRRQSTDKYDLFYGHIGGMDTMALALKVAARMIESRELDKHVAQRYAGWNTELGQQILQGKMSLESLSNMAQQNAINPQHQSGQQERLENLVNRYLFG, encoded by the coding sequence ATGCACGCATATTTCGACAAGCTGGATGCAGTTCGCTACGAAGGTGCTGACAGCACTAACCCGCTGGCATTTCGTCACTACAATCCTGAAGAAGTGATCCTCGGCAAAACCATGGCTGAGCATCTGCGTTTCGCCGCCTGTTACTGGCACACCTTCTGCTGGAACGGCAACGACATGTTTGGCCCAGGGGCATTTGTACGTCCATGGCAGCAGCCGGGTAACGAACTGGAACTGGCTAAGGCCAAAGCCGACGTGGCTTTCGAATTCTTCAAAAAACTGAACGTGCCGTATTACTGTTTCCATGACGTTGATGTGTCGCCGGAAGGCGCGTCACTGAAAGAATACGTCAACAATCTGGCCGTAATGACCGATGTGCTGGCACAAAAGCAGGAAACTACCGGCGTTAAACTCTTGTGGGGCACGGCAAACTGCTTCTCAAATCCACGCTTTGGTGCGGGCGCCGCAACTAATCCTAATCCTGAAATCTACAGCTGGGCTGCCACGCAAGTCGTGAATGCGATGAACGCCACCAAGAAACTGGGCGGCGAGAACTACGTCCTGTGGGGCGGCCGTGAAGGTTACGAGACTTTGCTGAACACCGATTTGCGTCAGGAACGCGAACAGCTGGGTCGTTTCATGCAAATGGTCGTCGAGCATAAGCACAAAATCGGTTTTCAGGGCACTTTACTGATCGAGCCAAAACCACAAGAACCTACCAAGCATCAGTACGATTATGATGTGGCTACGGTATATGGTTTCCTCAAACAATTCGGTCTGGAAAAAGAGATCAAAGTAAACATCGAGGCGAACCATGCCACGCTGGCAGGTCACTCCTTCCATCATGAAATTGCCAACGCTATCGCACTGGGCATCTTTGGCTCCGTCGATGCCAACCGTGGCGACCCGCAGTGCGGCTGGGATACCGACCAGTTCCCGAACAGCGTGGAAGAAAATGCGCTGGTGATGTATGAAATCATCAAAGCGGGCGGTTTCACCACCGGTGGCCTGAACTTTGATTCTAAAGTGCGTCGTCAGAGCACCGATAAATACGACCTGTTCTACGGCCACATCGGCGGCATGGATACCATGGCGCTGGCGTTGAAAGTTGCGGCACGTATGATTGAAAGCCGCGAACTGGATAAGCACGTTGCGCAGCGCTACGCAGGCTGGAACACTGAGTTGGGTCAGCAGATCCTGCAGGGTAAAATGTCACTGGAATCTCTGAGCAATATGGCGCAGCAAAATGCGATCAACCCTCAGCATCAAAGCGGCCAACAGGAACGTTTAGAAAACCTGGTTAACCGCTATCTGTTTGGTTAA
- the flgG gene encoding flagellar basal-body rod protein FlgG, whose protein sequence is MIPSLYIAKTGLDAQQTNMDVIANNLANVSTNGFKRQRAVFEDLLYQTIRQPGAQSSEQTNLPSGLQIGTGVRPVSTERLFSQGNLSQTSNSKDIAVKGEGFFQVQLPDGTTAYTRDGSFQVDQNGQLVTSSGYQVIPAITIPTNALSMTVGRDGIVSVTQQGQTAAQQVGQLTLSTFINNSGLESMGENLYQETQSSGAPTESTPGLNGAGLLYQGYVETSNVNVAEELVNMIQTQRAYEINSKAVSTSDEMLQKLSQL, encoded by the coding sequence ATGATCCCATCGCTTTATATCGCGAAAACCGGTCTGGATGCACAGCAGACCAACATGGACGTCATCGCCAATAACCTGGCGAACGTCAGCACCAACGGCTTTAAACGCCAGCGTGCGGTTTTTGAAGATTTGCTGTACCAGACAATCCGCCAGCCGGGTGCGCAGTCGTCTGAACAAACCAACCTGCCTTCCGGTTTGCAGATCGGTACTGGTGTTCGCCCTGTCTCCACTGAACGTCTGTTCTCGCAGGGCAACCTGTCGCAGACCAGCAACAGTAAAGACATCGCTGTAAAAGGTGAGGGCTTCTTCCAGGTCCAGTTGCCTGACGGCACCACCGCCTATACCCGCGATGGTTCATTCCAGGTGGATCAGAACGGTCAGCTGGTGACCTCCAGCGGCTATCAGGTGATCCCTGCGATCACTATTCCGACCAACGCCCTCAGCATGACCGTGGGCCGCGACGGGATCGTCAGCGTCACCCAGCAGGGTCAGACGGCGGCGCAGCAGGTCGGTCAGTTAACACTGAGCACTTTTATCAACAACAGCGGCCTGGAATCCATGGGTGAAAACCTGTACCAGGAAACGCAAAGCTCCGGCGCGCCGACAGAAAGCACGCCGGGCCTGAACGGCGCGGGCCTGTTGTATCAGGGCTATGTTGAAACTTCGAACGTCAACGTGGCGGAAGAGCTGGTCAACATGATCCAGACGCAGCGTGCGTATGAAATCAACAGTAAAGCAGTGTCCACCTCGGACGAAATGCTGCAGAAACTTTCGCAGCTGTAA
- the flgJ gene encoding flagellar assembly peptidoglycan hydrolase FlgJ: MSDLMSMSGAAYDTQSLNKLKRDVSLDPQAHIKEVAKQFEGVFVQMMLKSMRQALPEGGLLSNEQTKLYTSMYDQQIAQDMSNKGLGMADMMVEQLTGGTKQPSELAGTVPMALDNEVLKTLPLQAMEQYLRKAIPTAPDRTTGGAPLSQDSGQFVSSLSIPAQVASKDSGIPHQLIMAQAALESGWGQREIPTSDGKRSFNLFGIKAGSSWDGPTTNITTTEYANGVAKKVQASFRVYGSYVEAISDYIKLLTNNPRYAQVASASTPEQAAHALQKAGYATDPNYADKLVSVIQKIKGAGEQAVKAYSHDLKDIF, encoded by the coding sequence ATGAGCGATCTGATGTCGATGTCCGGGGCGGCGTATGACACGCAGTCCCTCAACAAACTGAAGCGGGATGTGTCACTGGATCCGCAGGCGCACATCAAGGAAGTGGCGAAACAGTTTGAAGGCGTGTTCGTGCAGATGATGCTTAAAAGCATGCGTCAGGCGCTGCCGGAAGGCGGGTTGCTGAGCAACGAACAAACCAAACTTTATACATCGATGTACGATCAACAAATTGCACAGGATATGTCCAACAAAGGATTGGGCATGGCGGACATGATGGTCGAACAACTGACCGGCGGCACTAAACAGCCGTCGGAACTGGCGGGGACTGTGCCGATGGCGCTGGACAACGAGGTGCTGAAAACGCTGCCGCTTCAGGCGATGGAACAGTATCTGCGTAAAGCCATCCCGACGGCACCGGATCGCACCACCGGCGGTGCGCCGCTGTCGCAGGACAGCGGCCAGTTCGTGTCCAGCCTGAGCATTCCGGCGCAGGTTGCCAGTAAAGACAGTGGGATCCCGCATCAGCTGATTATGGCGCAGGCCGCATTGGAATCCGGCTGGGGACAGCGCGAAATTCCGACCAGCGACGGCAAGCGCAGCTTCAACCTGTTTGGTATCAAGGCGGGCAGCAGCTGGGACGGCCCGACCACCAATATCACTACCACCGAATATGCCAACGGCGTGGCCAAAAAAGTCCAGGCCAGTTTCCGCGTGTACGGCTCGTATGTCGAAGCCATCAGCGATTACATCAAACTCCTCACCAACAACCCGCGCTATGCGCAGGTGGCCTCGGCCAGCACGCCGGAACAGGCGGCACACGCGCTGCAAAAAGCGGGTTATGCCACAGACCCGAATTACGCCGACAAACTGGTGAGTGTTATCCAGAAAATCAAAGGCGCGGGCGAGCAGGCGGTGAAAGCCTACAGTCATGATCTCAAAGATATTTTCTGA
- the flgI gene encoding flagellar basal body P-ring protein FlgI, with amino-acid sequence MRKILSGIFCLAMSALVILPASADRIRDLTTVQGVRDNALIGYGLVVGLDGTGDQTTQTPFTTQTLTNMLSQLGITVPAGTNMQLKNVAAVMVTAKMPPFSRAGQAIDVVVSSMGNAKSIRGGTLLMTPMKGVDNQVYALAQGNVLVGGAGASAGGSSVTVNQVSGGRITGGATIERELPSTFGTEGVISLQLNDEDFNLAQQVSDAINRQGMGVASALDSRNIQVVVPRGNVSQVRILAQIQNIEVNVGPMDAKVIINSRTGSVVMNRDVTLDSCAVAQGNLSVVVDRQNDVSQPNTPFGGGQTVVTPNTNISVRQSGGSIQQVRSSASLNNVVRTLNALGATPIDLMSILQAMKTAGCLRADLEII; translated from the coding sequence ATGCGAAAAATTCTTTCCGGTATCTTCTGTCTGGCGATGTCCGCCCTGGTGATACTGCCCGCATCCGCCGATCGTATTCGTGATTTGACCACGGTACAGGGCGTGCGTGATAACGCCCTGATCGGCTATGGTCTGGTCGTCGGCCTCGATGGTACGGGTGACCAGACCACGCAGACGCCGTTCACTACGCAAACGCTGACCAACATGCTATCCCAGCTTGGGATCACCGTGCCTGCAGGCACTAACATGCAGCTGAAAAACGTTGCCGCGGTGATGGTAACCGCCAAGATGCCACCGTTCTCCCGCGCCGGTCAGGCCATCGACGTGGTGGTGTCCTCCATGGGTAACGCCAAAAGTATTCGCGGCGGCACCCTGCTGATGACCCCGATGAAAGGGGTTGATAATCAGGTTTACGCGCTGGCGCAGGGTAACGTGCTGGTCGGCGGTGCCGGGGCGTCTGCCGGTGGCAGCAGCGTGACGGTCAATCAGGTGTCCGGCGGACGTATCACCGGTGGCGCGACTATCGAACGCGAACTGCCAAGCACCTTCGGCACCGAAGGCGTGATCAGCCTGCAACTCAACGACGAAGACTTTAACCTTGCCCAGCAGGTCAGTGATGCGATCAACCGTCAGGGCATGGGTGTGGCCTCCGCGCTGGATTCGCGCAACATTCAGGTTGTGGTGCCGCGCGGTAATGTTTCACAGGTGCGCATTCTGGCGCAGATTCAGAACATTGAAGTGAACGTCGGGCCGATGGATGCAAAAGTCATCATTAACTCCCGTACCGGCTCGGTAGTCATGAACCGTGACGTGACGCTGGACAGCTGCGCAGTGGCGCAGGGCAATCTCTCGGTGGTGGTCGATCGCCAGAACGATGTCAGCCAGCCCAACACGCCGTTCGGTGGCGGTCAGACGGTGGTGACGCCTAACACCAATATCTCCGTGCGTCAGTCGGGCGGGTCGATCCAGCAGGTGCGCTCCAGTGCCAGCCTGAACAACGTTGTCCGTACGCTGAACGCCTTAGGCGCGACGCCTATCGATCTGATGTCTATTTTGCAGGCCATGAAAACAGCCGGCTGCCTGCGCGCTGATTTGGAAATTATCTGA